GCATCAGGCCCGCCTGGCCTTGCGCCAGCTGGCCGCCGAGCAGGGCTGGGACGGCACCAACCTGCGCCGCCGCCAGCGCGTGGTGCGGCGCGCGGTGGTCGCGTATTTCACGGCGGTGATGCGGGTGGCGCTGTTCGCCGCCTGGGAGCGGCTGTTCGCGCTCTGGCACGTGGCGCACATCCCGTTCGTGTTCCTGCTGGTGATCGCCGGTGTGGTGCATGTCGTAGCCGTGCACGCCTACTGACGTGGCGTGCGCTCCCGTCACGCTGCCGCAGCCGGGCACGACTTCATCGCGCGCATGGCAGGCGTTGCTGCGCCTGTGCGCCGTGCTGCTGCTGGCCGCGCTGGCCTGGGGCCTGCCGACCCCCGCGTCGGCGCAGGGCATCGAGTCGGTGCTCGCCCCCGGCAAGCTGATCACCGGCCATGCCAAGGCCGAGGCCGACTGCAAGAGCTGCCACGTCAAGTTCGACCGTGCCGCGCAGGACGGCCTGTGCACCGAGTGCCACAAGGACGTCGGTGCCGACCTGCGCCAGCGCGCCGGTTTCCATGGCCGCAAGCTGGCCGAGCAGCCGCAGGCCTGCCGCACGTGTCACACCGACCACAAGGGCCGCAACGCCAAGATCGTCGAGCTCGATCAGAAGGCCTTTGATCACGACAAGCTGTCGGACTTCGCCCTGCGCGGCAAGCACGTCACGACCGAATGCAAGAGCTGCCACGTGGCCGGCAAGAAGTGGCGCGAGGCGGCACTCGAGTGCAACAGCTGCCACAAGAAGGACGACGTGCACAAGGCCGCGCTGGGCCCCAAGTGCGAGAGCTGCCACGGTGAATCCGACTGGAAGAAGACCACCTTCGACCACGCCAAGACCCGCTTCGCGCTCGACTTCAAGCATGCCGACGCCTCGTGCAGCGATTGCCACAAGGATCAGCGCTATCAAGATGCGCCGCGCACCTGCATCGGCTGCCACAAGAAGGACGACGAACAGCTGATCAAGGGCCGCCGCGGCCACCAGGGCCAGTACGGCACCAAGTGCGAGAGCTGCCACAACGCGAAGGGCTGGAAACCCAGCACCTTCAACCACGACGCCGACACCAAGTACGCGCTCAAGGGCCTGCACAAACCGCTCGAATGCAAGACCTGCCACACCGGCCCGCTCTACAAGCAGAAGCTCGCCAGCGACTGCCTGAGCTGCCACAAGAAGGACGACAAGCACAAGGGCAGCCTGGGCCAGAACTGCAGCTCGTGCCACAACGAACGCGGCTGGAAGGAACTCGGCAAGTTCGACCACGACAAGACGAAATTCCCGCTGCTGGGCAAGCACGTCGACACCGAGTGCAAGGCCTGCCACAAGTCGCTGGTCTACAACGAGGCGCCCAAGGACTGCATCGGCTGCCACAAGAAGGACGACAAGCACGAGGGCACGCTCGGCCGCGCCTGCGAAAGCTGCCACGGCGCGAGCGACTGGAAGACCACCAAGGGCCGCTTCGATCACGACAAGACCAAGTTCCAGTTGCGCAACGGCCATGCCGGCCCGAAGGTCGAATGCAAGGCCTGCCATGTCAACCTCAAGAGCTACCGCAACACGCCGACCGACTGCTACAGCTGCCACAAGAAGGACGACAAGCACGAAGGCCAGCAGGGCCAGCGCTGCGAGAGCTGCCACATCGACAAGAACTGGAAGACGCTGGTCGGCTTCGACCACGCCAAGAGCCGCTTCGCGCTGACCGGCCGCCACGTCGTGACCGCCTGCAAGGACTGCCACACCAGCGCGCGCTTCAAGGACGCGCCGAGCGACTGCTACAGCTGCCACAAGAAGGCCGACAAGCACAAGCTGACGCTGGGCGTGTCGTGCGAGAGCTGCCACAACACCCGCGACTGGGCGCTGTGGAATTTCAATCACGACAAGCAGACCGACTACCGCCTCGAAGGCCCGCACCGCAAGCTGGCGTGCACCTCGTGCCACACGCGGGAAGCGCCACGTGGCAAGGCCACCGCGCCGGTCGGCCAGGCCTGCATCGGCTGTCACCGCAAGGACGACGTGCACGACGGCAGCTTCGGCAGCCGCTGCGAACAGTGCCATGTGGTCGATCGCTGGAAGCGCGTGATCAACCGTGGCATGCGCGGCAGCGTCGACGACCGGCTCGATCCGGGCGCGGCGCGCGGCCTGGCCGGTGTGGCTGAAGTGGCCGAAACCCTTGGCCAGGCCAGCCACGCCGCACGACGTTTTCTCAATCCCCCACCCAGCGCGGCCATGAACGGCCGTGAAAGGAATCCGACATGAATCGCGTGCCACCGCGGCCCGGCGCGCCCTCGCGTCCGGGGCTGATGAAGTTGCTGATGCTGATCCTGCTGCCGCTGTGGCTGCTGATCGGCCAGCCGGCCCAGGCGCAGACCGGCGCCAAGGGTTTCGACCACACCCGCACCGGCTTCATCCTCAGCGGCGTGCACGCCAGCGAGCGCTGCGAGTCGTGCCACATCAACGGCGTCTTCAAGGGCACGCCCCGTGACTGCACCACCTGCCACAGCAGCGGCGGGCGCCAGTCGCGCGGCAACACCGTCAAGTCGAGCAACCACCTGCCGACGACGGCGCCCTGCGAAACCTGCCACAGCACGCAGAGCTTCAGCGGCGCGCGCTTCAGCCATGCCGGCGTGGCGCGTGGCACCTGCATGACCTGCCACAACGGCCGCACCGCGCCGGGCAAGAGCGTCAACCACATCGTCACCGCCGCCTCGTGCGACAGCTGCCACCGCAGCAGCGCCTGGTTGCCGGCGGCCGGTTTCGACCACGCCGGCGTGACGGCCGGCACCTGCACCAGCTGCCACAACGGCGCGCGTGCCACCGGGCGCTCGGCGGTGCACGTGCCCAACACGGCGGTCTCGGGCATCGGCAACGCCAGCTGCGACAGCTGCCACAAGAGCGGCTTCAAGAGCTGGCTGCCGGCGCGCGTGCACAGCAGCTTCAGCGTGATC
This portion of the Leptothrix cholodnii SP-6 genome encodes:
- a CDS encoding cytochrome c3 family protein gives rise to the protein MACAPVTLPQPGTTSSRAWQALLRLCAVLLLAALAWGLPTPASAQGIESVLAPGKLITGHAKAEADCKSCHVKFDRAAQDGLCTECHKDVGADLRQRAGFHGRKLAEQPQACRTCHTDHKGRNAKIVELDQKAFDHDKLSDFALRGKHVTTECKSCHVAGKKWREAALECNSCHKKDDVHKAALGPKCESCHGESDWKKTTFDHAKTRFALDFKHADASCSDCHKDQRYQDAPRTCIGCHKKDDEQLIKGRRGHQGQYGTKCESCHNAKGWKPSTFNHDADTKYALKGLHKPLECKTCHTGPLYKQKLASDCLSCHKKDDKHKGSLGQNCSSCHNERGWKELGKFDHDKTKFPLLGKHVDTECKACHKSLVYNEAPKDCIGCHKKDDKHEGTLGRACESCHGASDWKTTKGRFDHDKTKFQLRNGHAGPKVECKACHVNLKSYRNTPTDCYSCHKKDDKHEGQQGQRCESCHIDKNWKTLVGFDHAKSRFALTGRHVVTACKDCHTSARFKDAPSDCYSCHKKADKHKLTLGVSCESCHNTRDWALWNFNHDKQTDYRLEGPHRKLACTSCHTREAPRGKATAPVGQACIGCHRKDDVHDGSFGSRCEQCHVVDRWKRVINRGMRGSVDDRLDPGAARGLAGVAEVAETLGQASHAARRFLNPPPSAAMNGRERNPT